The Hymenobacter baengnokdamensis genome includes a region encoding these proteins:
- a CDS encoding alpha-amylase family glycosyl hydrolase, which produces MRKLYFTGLFFATLLVNSLTGYAQTTVKRVVLQGFWWDYYNGNYAFKWADYLAELAPRLKGLGVDAVWIPPTPKNKNATNDVGYSPFDQYDLGDKYQKGAARTRFGSKDEFLRMVAVLHANGIDVIQDVVLNHTDGAGAADGSGGQDAEPNFSMQSNSGYKTFRYSSFGTPIPEAGDNGAAYAARQGRWPKNYPNFHPQLGHNTTSGDFAEPIFGPDFCYGNDGGNDGYGQLSPNYLALYPGAYNPTQSQGYSQTQARNWVVWMKQQTGVDGFRWDAVKHFSYNTQQDLSYNLKYNAGWASAGATMFNEGEFVGSASDMDNYVSSVSSQNGGQDFLMGTFDFSLRGAIYNMVSGGGNYDLSQIPGQQQSQRVAYYAASNTYVHRTAPFVNNHDTFRPQLDATGNYKGWNTGDELAAHIDPFDPRLSAAYAITFAVDGNPHLYFEDLFNIGGTGKRWTHLPTSTTDLPTRDDIANLLWCHQHLDFKDGAYKVPFASADHLVLERSTKALIGINDNYDTWQNTTVRTDFAVGTQLKDYSGANGTAMQTVFQGNDGNAYVNVNTPPCNGTALLGRRGYSVWAPVGQDGAAYAPARPAGTTQQWEMADDLGDLNCQSLGQGGRLPDYSTNRRLVGKIYVQAGQPITYELYPATSNNANGMLVGLYDLRGNRLSAASGTTSASGTYTAATTGWVALKVQNTSATYAGQGCYVKATYTAPAVVDTRNAAAPLNSVAIWTGNDNSTDPADCRNWENGVTPTATTDVLVPAGTTLTPSLGTGVLATHDLTIEAGATVTVGAGTSLRVAGNFSNQGTLSGTGQVLFNGPAAQTIAGATTFYSLRLANPADVRLLNPISVSDSLTLTAGHLVVDNQALTLSAAATISGADAGHYLVVRDDPAGPGYVQRPVPATGTAVGFPVGTAGRYAPVALRNAGTAADIRVRTFSSLLDHGTSGAPYADAAHFVGSSWEISPLSTGAVLDMTLQWNGADENSSFQRARASVYHNDNSSTGTWTPLPGTSVMGTDPYQLTATGVSSFSTFAIGSTAPLPVTLLSFGAQRVSASVVAVSWATASEAQCDHFDVERSADGRQFLRLGTLACTGGLGQEQTYTFRDAAVPGPAYYRLRQADTNGAAHYSPTAYVAAGPATDLGISLFPNPTTGIITLLGAPASAVITLSLTNALGQPLLPVGPYSLPAATDRLNAALVQCAPGVYVLTAEINGQRQHLKVVKQ; this is translated from the coding sequence ATGAGGAAATTATACTTCACGGGTTTATTCTTTGCCACGCTGTTAGTCAATAGCTTGACAGGTTATGCCCAGACCACCGTGAAGCGGGTGGTGCTGCAGGGGTTCTGGTGGGATTATTATAATGGCAACTACGCCTTTAAGTGGGCCGACTACCTGGCCGAGCTGGCCCCGCGCCTGAAGGGGCTGGGCGTGGATGCCGTCTGGATTCCGCCCACGCCCAAGAACAAGAATGCCACGAACGACGTGGGCTACTCGCCCTTCGACCAGTACGACCTCGGCGACAAGTACCAGAAAGGGGCGGCCCGCACTCGCTTTGGCTCGAAGGACGAGTTTTTGCGCATGGTGGCGGTGTTGCACGCCAATGGCATTGATGTTATCCAGGACGTGGTGCTGAACCACACCGACGGGGCCGGCGCCGCCGACGGCTCGGGCGGGCAGGACGCGGAGCCGAATTTCTCTATGCAGTCCAACAGCGGCTATAAGACCTTTCGCTACAGCTCATTTGGCACCCCGATACCCGAAGCCGGCGACAATGGCGCCGCTTACGCTGCGCGGCAGGGCCGCTGGCCCAAAAACTATCCCAACTTTCACCCGCAGCTGGGCCACAATACCACCAGCGGCGATTTTGCCGAGCCTATTTTCGGGCCGGACTTCTGCTACGGCAACGATGGTGGCAACGATGGCTACGGGCAACTCAGCCCCAATTACTTAGCGCTATACCCCGGCGCGTATAACCCCACCCAGAGCCAGGGCTACAGCCAGACCCAGGCCCGCAACTGGGTAGTGTGGATGAAGCAGCAGACCGGCGTCGACGGCTTTCGCTGGGACGCGGTAAAGCACTTCAGCTACAATACGCAGCAGGACCTGAGCTACAACCTGAAGTATAACGCCGGCTGGGCCAGCGCGGGCGCAACGATGTTTAACGAGGGAGAGTTTGTGGGCAGCGCCTCCGACATGGATAACTACGTGAGCAGCGTCAGCAGCCAGAACGGGGGCCAGGATTTTCTGATGGGCACCTTCGATTTTAGCCTGCGGGGAGCGATTTATAACATGGTAAGCGGCGGGGGCAACTACGACCTGAGCCAGATTCCGGGCCAGCAGCAAAGCCAGCGCGTGGCTTACTACGCGGCTTCCAATACGTACGTGCATCGCACGGCCCCTTTCGTGAATAATCACGACACGTTCCGGCCGCAGCTCGATGCCACTGGAAATTACAAAGGCTGGAACACCGGTGACGAGCTGGCCGCGCACATCGACCCGTTTGACCCGCGCCTGTCGGCCGCTTACGCCATTACGTTTGCGGTGGATGGCAACCCGCACCTCTATTTTGAGGACCTGTTTAACATTGGCGGCACGGGCAAGCGCTGGACGCACCTGCCTACTTCGACCACCGACCTGCCTACCCGCGACGATATAGCAAATTTACTATGGTGTCATCAGCACCTCGATTTTAAGGACGGTGCCTATAAGGTGCCGTTTGCATCGGCCGACCACCTCGTGCTGGAGCGCAGCACCAAAGCGCTTATCGGCATCAACGACAACTACGATACCTGGCAGAATACTACCGTACGCACCGACTTCGCGGTAGGCACTCAGCTTAAAGACTACTCGGGAGCCAATGGTACGGCCATGCAAACCGTGTTTCAGGGTAACGACGGCAATGCTTACGTCAACGTGAATACCCCGCCCTGCAACGGTACGGCCCTGCTGGGCCGCCGGGGCTACTCGGTGTGGGCCCCCGTGGGCCAGGACGGGGCCGCCTACGCCCCAGCCCGCCCGGCTGGCACCACCCAGCAATGGGAGATGGCCGACGACCTCGGCGACCTCAACTGCCAGAGCCTGGGCCAGGGCGGCCGCCTGCCCGACTACTCGACCAACCGCCGGCTGGTGGGTAAAATCTACGTACAGGCGGGCCAGCCCATCACGTATGAGCTGTACCCGGCCACCAGTAATAATGCAAATGGGATGCTGGTGGGCCTCTACGACCTGCGCGGCAACCGCCTGAGCGCGGCCAGCGGCACTACTTCGGCAAGTGGCACTTATACGGCCGCCACTACGGGCTGGGTAGCACTTAAAGTGCAGAATACCAGCGCTACCTACGCCGGGCAGGGTTGCTATGTGAAAGCTACTTATACGGCCCCGGCCGTGGTAGACACCCGCAACGCGGCTGCGCCGCTCAACAGCGTGGCCATCTGGACCGGCAACGACAACTCGACCGACCCGGCCGACTGCCGCAACTGGGAAAACGGCGTAACGCCCACCGCTACTACCGATGTGCTGGTGCCCGCCGGCACTACCCTCACTCCCAGCCTGGGCACCGGCGTGCTGGCCACCCACGACCTCACCATTGAGGCCGGCGCAACCGTGACCGTGGGAGCGGGCACTTCGCTGCGCGTGGCGGGCAACTTCAGCAACCAGGGCACCTTGAGCGGTACCGGGCAGGTACTCTTTAATGGCCCGGCGGCGCAGACTATTGCCGGAGCCACCACCTTTTACAGCCTGCGCCTCGCTAACCCGGCCGACGTTAGGCTGCTCAATCCTATTTCGGTGAGCGACTCGCTGACGCTCACCGCCGGCCACCTGGTAGTAGATAATCAGGCCCTGACGCTGAGCGCGGCGGCTACTATCAGCGGGGCCGATGCTGGCCACTACCTGGTGGTGCGCGACGACCCGGCGGGGCCGGGCTACGTGCAGCGCCCGGTACCAGCTACGGGCACGGCCGTGGGCTTCCCGGTGGGCACGGCCGGCCGCTATGCCCCCGTGGCGCTGCGCAACGCGGGCACCGCCGCCGACATTCGGGTGCGTACGTTCAGCAGCCTGCTCGACCATGGCACCAGCGGCGCACCGTATGCCGACGCTGCGCACTTCGTTGGCAGCTCGTGGGAAATCTCGCCGCTCTCCACCGGGGCGGTGCTCGACATGACGCTGCAATGGAACGGGGCCGACGAAAACAGCAGCTTTCAGCGAGCCAGGGCCAGCGTATACCACAACGACAACTCCAGCACCGGCACCTGGACCCCGCTGCCCGGCACATCGGTAATGGGTACCGACCCCTACCAGCTTACGGCCACCGGTGTAAGCAGCTTCTCGACGTTTGCTATTGGCTCGACCGCACCGCTGCCCGTTACGCTGCTGAGCTTCGGCGCGCAGCGGGTCAGCGCCTCGGTAGTAGCCGTGAGCTGGGCCACGGCCTCAGAAGCGCAGTGCGACCACTTCGACGTGGAGCGCTCGGCCGATGGCCGACAGTTTCTACGGCTGGGCACGCTGGCCTGCACCGGCGGCCTGGGGCAGGAGCAGACGTACACCTTCCGCGATGCGGCGGTGCCGGGCCCCGCCTATTACCGCCTGCGCCAGGCCGATACCAACGGCGCCGCCCACTACAGCCCGACCGCCTACGTAGCTGCCGGTCCGGCCACCGACCTGGGCATCAGCCTATTTCCCAACCCAACTACCGGCATCATCACGTTGCTGGGCGCACCGGCCAGTGCAGTCATCACCCTGAGCCTGACCAACGCGCTGGGCCAACCGCTTCTACCAGTTGGCCCCTACTCGCTGCCCGCCGCTACCGACAGGCTCAACGCGGCGCTGGTGCAGTGCGCGCCCGGCGTTTACGTGCTCACGGCCGAAATCAACGGCCAGCGCCAACACCTGAAAGTGGTAAAACAATAG
- the rpsA gene encoding 30S ribosomal protein S1 has translation MAELIDDFDWDNVDASGFGGNYNADQRAELEKMYSDTLTTVQEEEVIKGTVVGITDRDVILNIGFKSDGLVPLSEFRDLPDLKVGDEVDVFIEDQEDTNGQLILSRKKAKIKQAWNAIYAALENDTVLEGVVKRRTKGGLIMEMDGVEAFLPGSQIDVKPIRDFDIYVGRRMEVKVVKINAAFDNVVVSHKVLIEKDLEQQREAILNNLEKGQILEGNIKNMTNFGVFIDLGGVDGLLHITDISWGRIAHPSEALQLDQKLNVVVLDFDEAKKRISLGLKQLTPHPWDSLPADLGPGSRVQGRIVNVADYGAFMEVVPGVEGLIHVSEMSWSQHLRNPQDFIKQGDTVEAVVLTLDREDRKMSLGIKQLTEDPWTRADFAEKFAVGTKHSGAVRNLTNFGLFVELEEGVDGLVHVSDLSWTKKVKHPSEVVKVGDKLDVVVLELDMSARRLALGVKQLEENPWDTFQTVFTPGSVHKATITEKSDRGAVLELPYGIEGFAYPKGLVKEDGSNAENGEQLDFRVTEFSKDDRRIVLSHTAVYNKEDESNKTTNSKFAKKAPAGGATQGEGKLSDLKKPADKNTLGDLDALSALRDQLAGAERQAGEDKLKARQDTPLAGNSPDNAEIQGS, from the coding sequence ATGGCAGAATTGATTGACGATTTCGACTGGGACAATGTCGATGCCAGCGGCTTTGGGGGTAACTACAATGCCGACCAGCGCGCTGAGCTGGAAAAAATGTACAGCGACACCCTCACCACCGTTCAGGAGGAAGAGGTAATTAAAGGCACCGTGGTGGGCATTACCGACCGCGATGTCATCCTGAATATCGGCTTCAAATCGGATGGCCTCGTGCCGCTGAGCGAATTCCGTGACCTGCCCGACCTCAAGGTTGGCGACGAGGTTGACGTGTTTATCGAAGACCAGGAAGATACCAACGGCCAGCTCATCCTGAGCCGTAAGAAAGCGAAGATTAAGCAGGCCTGGAACGCGATTTACGCGGCTCTGGAGAATGATACCGTGCTGGAAGGCGTGGTGAAGCGCCGCACCAAGGGCGGCCTCATCATGGAGATGGATGGCGTGGAAGCCTTCCTCCCCGGCTCGCAGATTGACGTGAAGCCCATCCGCGACTTCGACATCTACGTTGGCCGCCGCATGGAAGTGAAAGTGGTGAAAATCAACGCCGCTTTCGACAACGTGGTGGTGTCGCACAAAGTCCTCATCGAGAAGGACCTCGAGCAGCAGCGCGAAGCCATCCTGAATAACCTCGAAAAAGGGCAGATTCTGGAAGGCAACATCAAGAACATGACCAACTTCGGCGTGTTCATCGACCTCGGCGGGGTCGATGGTCTGCTGCACATCACGGATATTTCGTGGGGCCGCATCGCTCACCCGAGCGAGGCACTGCAGCTCGACCAGAAACTCAACGTGGTGGTGCTCGACTTCGACGAAGCCAAGAAGCGCATCTCGCTGGGCCTGAAGCAGCTGACGCCTCACCCGTGGGATTCACTGCCGGCCGACCTCGGCCCCGGCTCGCGCGTGCAGGGCCGCATCGTGAACGTGGCCGACTACGGCGCGTTCATGGAAGTGGTACCGGGCGTGGAAGGCCTGATTCACGTATCGGAAATGAGCTGGAGCCAGCACCTGCGCAACCCGCAGGACTTCATCAAGCAGGGCGACACGGTAGAGGCAGTGGTACTGACTCTGGACCGCGAAGACCGCAAGATGAGCCTGGGTATCAAGCAATTGACCGAAGACCCGTGGACCCGCGCCGACTTCGCTGAGAAGTTTGCCGTAGGCACCAAGCACAGCGGCGCCGTGCGCAACCTCACCAATTTCGGCCTGTTCGTGGAGCTGGAAGAAGGCGTGGATGGCCTCGTGCACGTGTCGGACCTGTCGTGGACCAAGAAAGTGAAGCACCCTTCGGAAGTGGTGAAAGTAGGCGACAAGCTCGACGTAGTAGTACTCGAGCTGGATATGTCGGCCCGCCGCCTCGCCCTGGGCGTGAAGCAGCTGGAAGAAAACCCCTGGGATACTTTCCAGACGGTATTCACCCCCGGCTCGGTGCACAAGGCGACCATCACCGAGAAGTCGGACCGGGGCGCGGTACTCGAATTGCCTTACGGCATCGAGGGCTTCGCTTACCCCAAAGGCCTGGTGAAGGAGGATGGCTCGAACGCCGAAAACGGCGAGCAGCTGGACTTCCGCGTTACCGAGTTCTCGAAGGATGACCGTCGCATCGTGCTCTCGCACACTGCGGTGTACAACAAAGAGGACGAAAGCAACAAGACCACCAACTCGAAGTTCGCCAAGAAGGCTCCCGCTGGCGGTGCTACCCAAGGTGAAGGTAAATTGAGCGACCTCAAGAAGCCGGCCGACAAGAACACCCTCGGCGACCTCGACGCCCTGAGTGCCCTGCGCGACCAGCTGGCCGGCGCCGAGCGTCAGGCTGGCGAAGACAAGCTGAAGGCCCGTCAGGATACGCCCTTAGCTGGCAACTCGCCCGACAACGCCGAGATTCAGGGTTCGTAA
- a CDS encoding precorrin-2 dehydrogenase/sirohydrochlorin ferrochelatase family protein, translated as MPDQNPLFPVFLKLQTLRVLLVGGGNVGLEKLTAILRSSPETAVTVVSLAFLPELRALAARHPRIQLSERGWLETDLEAADIVFAATDDPALHRRIKAAARQRRLLVNVADTPDLCDFYLSSVVQKGQLKVAISTNGKSPTVAKRVRAMLEEALPDELDEVLEQMTVIRGKVAGDFAAKVKSLNAVTAELAGGKAYESPATKKWRRVATGALLAAGALLASRLFRRPE; from the coding sequence ATGCCCGACCAGAACCCCCTCTTCCCCGTCTTTCTCAAGCTCCAAACCCTGCGCGTGCTGCTCGTGGGCGGCGGCAACGTGGGCCTGGAAAAGCTCACCGCCATCCTGCGCAGCAGCCCCGAAACGGCGGTTACGGTAGTTAGCCTCGCGTTTTTACCCGAGCTGCGCGCCCTGGCAGCTCGCCACCCGCGCATTCAGCTTAGTGAGCGCGGCTGGCTCGAAACCGACCTCGAGGCGGCCGATATCGTCTTCGCCGCCACCGACGACCCGGCCCTGCACCGCCGCATCAAGGCCGCGGCCCGCCAGCGCCGCCTGCTCGTGAACGTGGCCGACACGCCCGACCTCTGCGACTTTTACCTCTCCTCAGTGGTGCAGAAAGGCCAGCTCAAGGTCGCCATCTCCACCAATGGCAAGTCGCCCACCGTGGCCAAGCGCGTGCGCGCCATGCTGGAGGAAGCCCTGCCCGACGAGTTGGACGAAGTGCTTGAGCAGATGACGGTTATCCGGGGCAAGGTGGCCGGCGATTTCGCTGCCAAGGTCAAATCGCTCAACGCCGTGACGGCCGAGCTGGCCGGCGGCAAGGCGTATGAGTCGCCGGCTACGAAGAAGTGGCGGCGCGTGGCAACGGGGGCACTGCTGGCGGCTGGCGCGCTGCTGGCCAGCCGGCTGTTTCGCCGGCCAGAGTAG
- a CDS encoding S41 family peptidase, producing the protein MTTRWLPALFLTLSTLPGLAQTPVYVPYTAAQAQTEKRLWDDPVWKTAYRPTLSEEEKVAGLSRFWAEAKYNFAFFDKVPKLSWDSLYLATIPKVKAAPTTLAYYQVLQEMCAQLHDGHTNVYEPYDPKESQNERPPLRTALIEDKVLITEVRSATLRRQGLVPGVEVVAIDGVPARQYGQSRAAGQSASTPQDRDVRTYTYTLLSGKADQPLALTLQDAKGHTFKQTVARSGYSDVEKVRLPALRFRLLPGNVAYVALNAFDNDSLPRLFAAAYPQISQASALILDVRNNGGGSSELGYDVLSYLTDKPFQTSRWMTRDYHPAFRAWQRDPRWYSEPVDSFDPKGTAPYTRPVLVLTSARSFSAAEDFAVAFDQMKRGKIVGEPTGGSTGQPLFFTLPGGGAARICTKRDSYADGKEFVGVGVQPQVLVRPTVRDTRAGRDTVLEAALKELKDRPKS; encoded by the coding sequence ATGACTACCCGCTGGCTACCCGCACTTTTTCTTACGCTGAGCACCTTGCCGGGCTTGGCGCAGACGCCGGTTTATGTGCCATATACCGCCGCGCAGGCCCAAACCGAGAAGCGCCTCTGGGACGACCCGGTTTGGAAAACGGCTTACCGGCCCACCCTCAGCGAGGAAGAGAAGGTAGCGGGCTTGTCGCGGTTTTGGGCCGAGGCCAAGTACAATTTCGCCTTCTTCGACAAGGTGCCGAAGCTGTCGTGGGACAGCCTGTACCTGGCCACCATCCCGAAGGTGAAAGCGGCGCCTACTACCCTCGCCTACTACCAGGTGCTGCAGGAAATGTGCGCCCAGCTGCACGACGGCCACACCAACGTGTACGAACCTTACGACCCCAAGGAGAGCCAGAACGAGCGCCCGCCCCTACGCACGGCGCTCATTGAGGATAAAGTACTTATCACGGAAGTGCGCAGTGCCACGCTGCGGCGGCAGGGCCTGGTGCCGGGGGTGGAGGTGGTGGCCATTGATGGCGTACCGGCCCGCCAATACGGCCAGTCGCGAGCCGCTGGCCAAAGTGCCTCCACGCCCCAGGACCGCGACGTGCGCACTTATACCTACACCCTGCTCAGTGGCAAAGCCGACCAGCCCCTGGCCCTGACGCTGCAAGACGCGAAAGGCCACACGTTTAAACAGACGGTGGCGCGCAGCGGGTATTCGGACGTGGAGAAAGTTCGGCTGCCCGCACTGCGCTTCCGGCTGCTGCCCGGCAACGTGGCCTACGTAGCGCTGAATGCCTTTGACAACGACAGCCTGCCCAGGCTCTTTGCTGCCGCTTACCCGCAAATTAGCCAGGCCAGCGCCCTTATTCTGGATGTGCGCAACAACGGCGGCGGCAGCAGCGAGCTGGGCTACGACGTACTCAGCTACCTCACCGACAAGCCGTTTCAGACTTCGCGCTGGATGACGCGCGACTACCACCCCGCGTTTCGGGCCTGGCAACGGGACCCGCGCTGGTATTCGGAGCCGGTCGATTCTTTCGACCCTAAAGGTACCGCGCCCTATACCCGGCCAGTGCTCGTGCTCACCAGCGCCCGCTCCTTCTCAGCGGCCGAGGACTTTGCCGTGGCCTTCGACCAAATGAAGCGCGGCAAAATAGTGGGCGAGCCCACGGGCGGCAGCACCGGGCAGCCGCTGTTTTTTACGCTGCCGGGCGGCGGCGCGGCGCGCATCTGCACCAAGCGTGACTCGTATGCCGACGGCAAAGAATTTGTGGGCGTGGGCGTGCAGCCGCAGGTACTGGTGCGCCCCACCGTGCGCGACACACGCGCCGGCCGCGACACCGTGCTCGAGGCGGCCTTAAAAGAGCTGAAAGACAGGCCCAAAAGCTAG
- a CDS encoding DUF4202 domain-containing protein yields the protein MFNNSARLAEAFRLFDLANGEDPNQELNEAGQPEPKELLYARRMTACLAHVAPDAPEAVQLAARCQHIRRWAIPRQDFPLTRPGYHQWRNTLKKFHAELAGGLMAQAGYEPAAIERVQQLVQKLRLKDDPEVQLLEDVICLVFLEYYFLPFATQHPEEKVIEIVQKTWPKMTTRGHALALQLPFTPEAQALITKALA from the coding sequence ATGTTTAACAACTCTGCTCGTCTGGCTGAAGCCTTCCGCTTGTTTGACCTGGCCAACGGCGAAGACCCGAATCAGGAGCTTAACGAGGCCGGCCAGCCCGAGCCCAAGGAGCTGCTCTACGCCCGGCGCATGACGGCCTGCCTCGCCCACGTGGCGCCCGATGCGCCCGAAGCCGTGCAGCTGGCTGCCCGCTGCCAGCACATCCGGCGCTGGGCCATTCCGCGCCAGGATTTTCCGCTGACGCGCCCCGGCTACCATCAATGGCGCAATACGCTCAAGAAATTTCATGCCGAGCTGGCCGGCGGGCTCATGGCCCAGGCCGGCTACGAGCCTGCCGCAATTGAGCGCGTACAGCAGCTGGTGCAGAAGCTGCGCCTCAAAGACGACCCCGAGGTGCAGCTACTGGAAGACGTTATCTGCCTAGTGTTCCTAGAATACTATTTTCTGCCCTTCGCCACCCAGCACCCCGAGGAAAAGGTGATTGAGATTGTGCAGAAAACCTGGCCCAAGATGACTACGCGTGGCCACGCGCTGGCCTTGCAGCTACCCTTCACACCCGAAGCGCAGGCGCTGATAACCAAAGCGCTGGCTTAA
- a CDS encoding DUF3298 and DUF4163 domain-containing protein: MKCSVYVLAGLLGLAACNPQPSSTTQQTAPTVAPAATASSSPGTSYQIYRLLLPGQADSLTLHLVTAPRSFDATSTAGRFGSYYGSDGHPYALQGLPSPAADSVVLFEISPEKAIDPNGNSLYWRLRRQPGRADLAGTVGGQPVRLRRVQPAAGALTFAVRYFADSVAAYPRQPKSPVGHISLQALVPASGPSELREALTISILRDLRGDSIDGIPTTTLPALYKQLRQDFFKTYHEDAADSRLAPADTAGIGAYAPGLNYEDQTATYVLCRQPNLLSLAFFHYEFRGGAHGTYATTGASYDLRTGHRLRYADIFQPAAARQLPTLLGRAVRPLVGLKPEEPLDKQLLVNTMPVTHNVFLTTGGVVFIYQPYEIASYAQGEVRVFLPLSELRPLLRDGLPLPEPASVATQ, encoded by the coding sequence ATGAAATGCTCTGTGTACGTCCTGGCCGGGCTGCTTGGGCTGGCGGCCTGCAACCCGCAGCCCAGCTCCACTACGCAGCAAACTGCGCCCACGGTTGCCCCGGCAGCCACGGCAAGTAGCTCGCCCGGCACCTCTTACCAGATATACCGGCTGTTGCTGCCGGGGCAGGCCGATAGCCTTACCCTGCACCTCGTAACGGCCCCACGCAGCTTTGATGCCACCAGCACCGCGGGCCGCTTTGGCAGCTACTACGGCTCCGACGGCCACCCGTACGCCTTGCAGGGCCTGCCCAGCCCGGCCGCCGATAGCGTTGTGCTCTTTGAGATTAGTCCGGAAAAAGCCATTGACCCCAATGGCAATAGCCTGTACTGGCGCCTGCGGCGGCAGCCGGGCCGGGCCGACCTGGCCGGCACGGTAGGCGGGCAGCCGGTGCGGCTGCGACGGGTGCAGCCGGCGGCCGGGGCGCTTACGTTTGCAGTACGCTACTTTGCCGACTCGGTAGCGGCTTACCCCAGGCAACCAAAATCACCAGTGGGCCACATCAGCCTGCAAGCCCTGGTGCCTGCCAGTGGCCCCAGTGAGCTGCGTGAGGCGCTAACCATCAGCATACTGCGCGACTTGCGCGGCGATAGCATCGACGGCATTCCAACCACTACGCTGCCCGCCTTGTACAAGCAGCTACGGCAGGATTTTTTCAAGACCTACCACGAAGATGCCGCTGATAGCCGCCTGGCCCCCGCCGATACCGCTGGCATTGGCGCTTACGCGCCCGGCCTCAACTACGAAGACCAAACCGCCACCTACGTGCTCTGCCGCCAGCCCAACCTGCTAAGCCTGGCGTTCTTCCATTACGAGTTCAGGGGCGGGGCCCACGGCACTTATGCTACGACAGGTGCCAGCTACGACCTGCGCACCGGCCACCGCCTGCGCTATGCCGATATTTTTCAGCCGGCTGCGGCCCGGCAGCTACCAACTTTGCTGGGCCGGGCTGTGCGTCCGCTCGTGGGCCTCAAGCCCGAGGAGCCGCTCGATAAGCAGCTGCTTGTGAACACAATGCCGGTTACCCACAACGTATTTCTGACCACCGGCGGCGTTGTGTTTATTTATCAGCCCTACGAAATCGCGTCCTACGCCCAGGGCGAGGTGCGGGTGTTTCTGCCCCTGTCGGAGCTGCGCCCGCTGCTGCGCGACGGATTGCCGCTACCCGAGCCCGCCAGCGTAGCTACGCAGTAG
- a CDS encoding alpha/beta fold hydrolase, whose protein sequence is MNFIKAGQDGQGKPIELHYCDYGQGDPIVLIHGWPLSAASWEYQLAELPLHGKRVIAYDRRGFGHSSKPWDGYAYDTLADDLKAVLDELNLQNVTLVGFSMGGGEVARYMSRHHGARVKNVIFVSAVTPYLLKTEDNPDGVDKSVFDGMMEGLGKDRPGFLNTFGKKFYGVGLVSKPVSQAALDWSQSLALQASPRATTACVKAWSETDFRKDLATIKVPALFIHGSSDETVPPQVSAERAVKLVPGAVLRLYDGEPHGLNVTAKDRLNRDILLFANGHEVPKDFDKDAYAAARDDDNLTTY, encoded by the coding sequence ATGAATTTCATCAAAGCCGGCCAGGATGGCCAGGGCAAACCAATCGAGCTACACTATTGCGATTACGGGCAGGGCGACCCGATTGTGCTTATCCACGGCTGGCCGCTGAGTGCGGCTTCGTGGGAATACCAGCTGGCCGAGCTGCCCTTGCACGGCAAGCGCGTAATAGCCTACGACCGCCGGGGCTTTGGTCATTCTTCCAAGCCCTGGGACGGCTACGCCTACGACACACTGGCCGACGACCTCAAGGCCGTGCTCGACGAGCTGAACCTGCAAAACGTGACGCTCGTCGGCTTCTCGATGGGTGGCGGCGAAGTGGCCCGCTACATGAGCCGCCACCACGGCGCCCGCGTAAAAAATGTAATTTTCGTGAGTGCCGTAACGCCCTACCTCCTGAAAACCGAGGATAACCCCGATGGCGTCGATAAATCGGTGTTTGACGGCATGATGGAGGGCCTGGGCAAAGACCGTCCCGGGTTTCTCAACACTTTTGGCAAAAAATTCTACGGGGTAGGGCTGGTGAGCAAGCCGGTAAGCCAGGCTGCCCTCGACTGGAGCCAGAGCCTGGCGCTGCAGGCCTCGCCCCGCGCCACCACGGCCTGCGTAAAAGCCTGGAGCGAAACCGACTTCCGTAAAGACCTGGCGACGATAAAAGTGCCGGCTTTGTTCATCCACGGCTCGTCTGACGAAACCGTGCCCCCGCAGGTGAGTGCCGAGCGGGCGGTGAAGCTGGTGCCCGGTGCCGTGCTCCGGCTGTACGATGGCGAGCCCCACGGCCTCAACGTAACGGCCAAAGACCGCCTCAACCGCGACATTCTGCTTTTTGCCAACGGCCACGAAGTCCCCAAGGATTTTGATAAGGATGCCTACGCAGCGGCGCGCGACGATGACAACCTAACTACTTACTAG
- a CDS encoding HNH endonuclease, whose amino-acid sequence MDQKVLVLNGDYTAITLCSVQKAFVLLFLDKAEMVAKSEQGVLRTISQAFPKPSIIRLARYVRVPYKGIALSRHNIFKRDQYECQYCGSAKNLTLDHVMPRSRGGDSGWTNLVAACSRCNHAKGQRTPSEANMPLRTQPKKPTLSGFLKLSAGTIDQNWHAYLG is encoded by the coding sequence ATGGACCAAAAAGTGCTTGTACTCAATGGCGACTACACCGCCATTACCTTATGCAGCGTGCAGAAGGCTTTCGTATTGTTGTTTCTGGATAAGGCCGAAATGGTGGCAAAGTCGGAGCAGGGCGTGCTGCGCACCATTTCGCAGGCGTTCCCGAAGCCCAGCATTATCCGGCTGGCGCGCTACGTGCGCGTGCCTTACAAGGGCATTGCCCTCAGCCGGCACAACATATTTAAGCGCGACCAGTACGAGTGCCAGTATTGCGGCTCGGCCAAAAACCTGACCCTCGACCACGTAATGCCCCGTTCGCGCGGCGGCGACTCGGGCTGGACGAACCTGGTGGCTGCCTGCTCGCGCTGCAACCACGCCAAAGGCCAGCGCACACCCTCCGAGGCCAATATGCCCCTGCGTACCCAGCCCAAAAAGCCGACCCTCTCGGGATTTCTGAAGCTCTCGGCCGGCACCATCGACCAGAACTGGCACGCCTACCTGGGCTAG